In Sorghum bicolor cultivar BTx623 chromosome 10, Sorghum_bicolor_NCBIv3, whole genome shotgun sequence, one genomic interval encodes:
- the LOC8067888 gene encoding protein transport protein SEC16A homolog isoform X2, which produces MASDFDETDEAFFDKLVNSDDDDDDPPVATAAASASARGLAALSLTDQPDAAPPPRDQPAVAAPPTEEPERGPSPEVDPAAVLQHPETQARAAEPVPDLAATAGADPSGDLLPEDGEALFGAAAVPGDHQGLQASPLLSLPAGTGDVSAPDRTVSQHTDSNASSQLDSSTAAEGSGDQSANVQLESTDPRYLESLYPGWKYDDATQQWYQVDTLSAQSYAAQNTGAAVAGHGSDVHLQQQQRQLGASYMQNTSHSETVLEPTQPTSQPETEADNQPAVAPLKEEEADCEPVQMHHVAHTGVGYGENNASSQFQTTSNASSQFDSSITAEGYGDQSANAQLEYNDPRYLESLYPGWKYDEATQQWYPLDTLNTQTYAAHDTGGAVTDLASGSVQQQQQSSGSYLENTSHAEPVLEPTEPTSEPKPQLEPVVAPPGTEVDNQPTVAPQKEERVEHEPMLVYTKPEAEEIPAYAGDTATAKEGVSPGSEKGIHTAIKQVQWNDFGASTGGGGADLFGDLLPDGAGDDFFGGTVPGNQGVQSSLVGAKNVSAPDHSFSTGLDNSAMISAGHNFSGGVNKNANTHFSSSGSSAGYGDQSTNAQLNSTDPKYLESLYPGWKYDEATQQWYQVGTHSAQSYIADNTGAVVALGTDNTQQNQQQFSASYLQSNLHAVLETIAEESSTNATSWPQGGTNPGPAEYPSNMLFYAEYPGWYFDTNTQQWQTLESYQQSVAQVATTVAASDVFAGAGHSVAHYTEDSYASSYNQQSQWQPNSLGNTMQPDVSGGKSLLGSSYSSNQQAGNQIGQQANAESLQSSINHEPNHIETFMPSTGQYTGSEGNQASYKGFEPFTGNQSWYRGLEHSTSKELRYKGFEPSTGFQNSRKEFQPPKDHQDGHMADEPLIRDGYVSSNGVANTQNFVPKESIYKTQMHDDSTAHTHLASNYWGTQTSSGIAQQQLIGTNDPSQHFGFSPHEQRSSAGRPPHTVVSFGFGGKLVVLKETSSMAADFDSGNQGNSGRTISVLNIPEVVADKIDHSSITNSGAFSYFHALCRHPIPGPLVGGSAASKDVNKWLDDMTGVYESSQTEFQGGDVQKVLISLLKILCQHYGKLRSPFGSDPSQEGIDGPEMAVTKLFSSCKSSANMKGYGAVVHCMRNLPSESQIQTTAQEVQNLLVSGRRKEALQHAQEGQLWGPALILALQLGHKFYADTVKKMAHCHFVSGSPLRTLCLLIAGQPADVFNFENPVNSGSLCSPHQPVEAAPKGMLDDWQENLAIITANRTKGDDLVITHLGDCLWKEKNEVASAHSCYLVAELNIDSYSESARMCLIGADHLRCPRTFTSPEAIQRTEVYEYAKVLGNSQYIHLSFQPYKLIYAYMLAEVGKISDSLKYCQASLKVLKSSGRAPELEAWKQLFMTLEDRIRTHQQGGYATNLAPGKIVGKLFTSLDKSLSRMMGTQAAPLPQLPQGVANERDVYSPPDTKVVNSQSVMSMTPLVSSASEQSMSEIGGNSGYGREVAHNRSISEPDFGKSPQHGVVSSKAQSTSGSGSSRFGWLVEKTMGLVSKSHRQAKLGEQNKFYYDEKLKRWVEEGAEIPAEEPPLPPPPSKVPFQSSVPYPNSNAPPTGGGYSSNPPEPSSGMPPMPPTQNQFSARGRIGVRSRYVDTFNKGGGGVNAFGAATSYSKPAAPSINPMSGAKFFVPTPATVASELMAEPGAHSETTRQDEPSSSPAMETAFSSPPALIPMQSTIQRYPSGDNIQRYPSGDNIPQHPSSDSIQRYPSGDNIPQHPSSDSIQWYPSGDNIPRHSSSDNIQRYPSMDNIVSPSGSVNSSMSRSRASSWSGTLPEQLSSTAATRSPDGQIMQSPSMPGKRPPHSRSSSTSSAQFNGLGEELHEVEL; this is translated from the exons ATGGCCTCGGATTTTGACGAGACCGACGAAGCCTTCTTCGACAAGCTAGTCaactccgacgacgacgacgacgatcccccggtcgccaccgccgccgcctccgcctccgcgagGGGCCTCGCCGCGCTATCGCTGACCGACCAACCCGacgcggcgccgccgcctcgtGACCAGCCTGCGGTGGCGGCGCCACCGACGGAGGAGCCGGAGCGTGGCCCCTCGCCGGAGGTTGACCCTGCGGCCGTGCTGCAGCATCCGGAGACCCAGGCTCGGGCCGCGGAGCCGGTCCCCGACCTCGCTGCGACCGCCGGGGCAGATCCGTCCGGGGACCTCCTGCCGGAAGACGGAGAAGCCTTATTCGGGGCTGCGGCTGTGCCCGGGGATCACCAGGGCCTGCAGGCGTCGCCGTTGCTGTCGCTTCCAGCAGGTACCGGCGATGTCAGCGCGCCGGATCGCACCGTCTCTCAACATACGGATAGCAATGCCAGTTCCCAGTTGGATTCCAGCACAGCTGCGGAGGGGTCTGGGGATCAGAGCGCCAATGTGCAGTTGGAATCCACCGATCCCAGGTATCTAGAGAGCCTCTACCCTGGCTGGAAGTACGACGACGCCACGCAGCAGTGGTACCAGGTAGATACTCTTAGCGCGCAGAGCTATGCTGCTCAGAATACTGGTGCGGCTGTGGCAGGCCATGGGAGTGATGTTCAtcttcagcagcagcagcggcagcttGGTGCTTCGTACATGcaaaacacttcacattcagagACTGTGCTTGAACCTACGCAGCCGACTTCTCAGCCTGAGACTGAGGCTGACAATCAGCCTGCTGTGGCGCCACTGAAAGAGGAGGAGGCAGATTGTGAACCCGTGCAGATGCATCATGTGGCTCATACAGGGGTGGGATATGGGGAGAACAATGCCAGTTCTCAGTTCCAAACAACGAGCAATGCCAGCTCCCAGTTTGATTCCAGCATAACTGCTGAGGGATACGGGGACCAGAGCGCCAATGCGCAGTTGGAATACAATGATCCCAGATATCTAGAGAGCCTCTACCCTGGCTGGAAGTACGACGAGGCCACACAGCAGTGGTATCCGTTAGATACTCTCAACACACAGACTTATGCTGCTCATGATACTGGTGGTGCAGTGACAGACCTTGCGAGTGGTAGTGTTCAGCAGCAACAACAGTCTAGTGGTTCGTACCTAGAAAACACTTCACATGCAGAGCCTGTGCTTGAACCTACAGAGCCGACCTCTGAGCCGAAGCCTCAGCTTGAGCCTGTGGTAGCCCCTCCTGGGACTGAGGTTGATAATCAGCCTACAGTGGCCCCACAGAAAGAGGAGCGGGTGGAGCATGAACCCATGCTGGTGTATACAAAGCCGGAAGCTGAGGAGATTCCTGCTTATGCTGGTGACACTGCCACAGCGAAAGAGGGTGTGTCCCCAGGGTCAGAGAAAGGTATCCATACCGCCATCAAGCAGGTGCAGTGGAATGACTTTGGTGCCAGcactggtggtggtggggcaGATCTGTTTGGGGACCTCCTGCCCGATGGAGCTGGGGATGACTTCTTTGGGGGCACTGTCCCTGGCAACCAAGGTGTCCAGTCATCCTTGGTAGGTGCTAAAAATGTTAGTGCACCAGATCACAGCTTCTCTACAGGACTGGATAACAGTGCCATGATTAGTGCTGGACACAACTTCTCTGGCGGAGTCAATAAAAATGCCAACACTCATTTCAGTTCCAGTGGAAGTAGTGCAGGGTATGGGGATCAGAGCACTAATGCACAATTGAACTCCACTGATCCCAAATACCTGGAGAGCCTCTACCCAGGGTGGAAGTACGATGAGGCGACACAGCAGTGGTATCAGGTAGGTACCCACAGTGCACAGAGTTACATTGCTGATAATACTGGTGCTGTTGTAGCCCTTGGGACTGACAATACCCAGCAAAATCAGCAGCAGTTTAGTGCATCGTACTTGCAAAGCAATTTACATGCAGTACTTGAGACCATTGCGGAGGAGAGCAGCACCAATGCCACGAGCTGGCCCCAGGGTGGGACCAACCCAGGGCCTGCAGAATACCCATCGAACATGCTGTTCTATGCAGAATACCCAGGATGGTACTTTGACACCAACACTCAACAATGGCAAACACTTGAGTCATACCAGCAAAGTGTTGCACAGGTTGCAACTACTGTAGCAGCCTCAGATGTGTTCGCAGGGGCAGGCCATAGTGTAGCTCATTACACTGAGGATTCTTATGCAAGTAGCTATAACCAGCAGAGCCAGTGGCAGCCAAATTCGTTGGGTAACACCATGCAGCCTGATGTTTCGGGGGGTAAGAGCTTGTTAGGTAGTTCCTATAGTTCCAATCAGCAGGCTGGGAATCAGATTGGGCAGCAAGCCAATGCTGAGTCTTTGCAATCGTCTATAAATCACGAGCCTAATCATATAGAGACATTCATGCCTTCTACAGGTCAATACACTGGTAGTGAGGGAAATCAGGCTAGCTATAAGGGGTTCGAACCTTTTACAGGGAACCAGAGTTGGTACAGGGGTTTGGAGCATTCTACAAGTAAGGAGTTAAGGTACAAAGGGTTTGAACCTTCAACAGGTTTCCAGAATAGTCGCAAGGAATTCCAGCCTCCTAAAGATCACCAGGATGGCCACATGGCAGACGAACCTTTGATAAGAGATGGGTATGTTAGTTCAAATGGGGTTGCCAATACACAAAATTTTGTACCAAAAGAAAGCATATACAAGACACAAATGCATGATGATTCCACTGCACATACTCATTTGGCAAGTAACTATTGGGGTACTCAGACCTCATCGGGCATTGCTCAACAGCAACTGATTGGTACAAATGATCCATCCCAACATTTTGGTTTCTCACCACACGAGCAGAGATCATCAGCTGGACGCCCACCACACACTGTGGTATCCTTTGGATTTGGGGGGAAGCTTGTAGTTCTTAAAGAAACCAGCTCCATGGCTGCAGACTTTGACAGCGGAAATCAG GGCAATTCTGGTCGAACAATATCAGTTCTTAATATTCCAGAGGTTGTTGCTGATAAAATTGACCACTCAAGCATCACTAACAGTGGTGCATTTAGCTACTTCCATGCTTTGTGTCGCCATCCTATTCCTGGCCCTCTTGTTGGTGGAAGTGCTGCATCAAAGGATGTGAACAAATGGCTTGATGATATGACTGGAGTATATGAATCTTCTCAGACGGAATTCCAGGGAGGGGATGTTCagaaggtgcttatttcattgtTGAAAATATTGTGTCAACACTATGGAAAGCTTCGTTCACCCTTTGGGTCTGACCCATCACAAGAG GGTATAGATGGCCCAGAGATGGCAGTGACGAAACTTTTTTCATCTTGCAAGAGCAGTGCTAATATGAAAGGGTATGGAGCTGTTGTCCATTGCATGAGAAATCTTCCCTCAGAAAGCCAGATTCAG ACTACTGCCCAGGAGGTTCAAAATCTTCTGGTTTCTGGTAGAAGGAAAGAGGCCCTTCAGCATGCACAGGAAGGTCAGCTTTGGGGCCCTGCACTGATCCTTGCTTTACAACTTGGTCATAAG TTTTATGCGGATACTGTGAAGAAAATGGCTCACTGCCATTTTGTTTCCGGATCACCCTTGAGGACATTGTGCCTTCTTATTGCTGGACAACCTGCAGAtgttttcaattttgagaatccTGTTAACAGTGGTTCTTTGTGTTCTCCCCACCAGCCTGTAGAG GCTGCTCCTAAGGGTATGCTGGATGACTGGCAAGAGAATTTGGCAATTATAACAGCAAACAGGACAAAAGGTGATGACCTTGTAATTACCCACCTTGGGGATTGCCTCTGGAAAGAGAAAAATGAG GTTGCATCTGCTCACTCATGCTATTTAGTTGCTGAACTAAATATTGATTCGTACTCTGAAAGTGCAAGGATGTGCCTtattggtgcagatcacttgaGATGTCCGCGCACATTTACCAGCCCTGAAGCAATCCAG AGAACAGAGGTTTATGAGTATGCAAAGGTTCTTGGCAATTCTCAGTATATTCACTTGTCATTTCAACCATACAAGCTGATATATGCATATATGCTTGCGGAGGTTGGGAAGATTTCTGATTCACTAAA GTATTGTCAAGCATCTCTAAAGGTGCTGAAGTCCTCTGGTCGTGCACCTGAACTAGAAGCATGGAAGCAATTGTTTATGACCCTGGAGGACCGGATACGTACCCATCAACAG GGTGGATATGCAACAAATCTTGCCCCAGGAAAGATTGTTGGAAAGCTTTTCACATCACTTGATAAATCTTTGTCCCGCATGATGGGTACACAAGCTGCACCGTTGCCTCAACTGCCGCAGGGTGTTGCAAATGAGAGAGATGTTTATTCTCCTCCTGATACAAAAGTTGTAAATAGTCAGTCAGTGATGTCCATGACACCTTTAGTGTCCTCTGCTTCGGAGCAGTCTATGAGTGAAATTGGAGGAAATAGTGGCTATGGCAGGGAAGTTGCGCATAACAGAAGTATTTCTGAGCCAGACTTTGGCAAAAGCCCCCAACAT GGTGTTGTATCAAGTAAGGCACAAAGCACATCAGGTTCAGGCAGTTCACGCTTTGGATGGTTGGTGGAGAAGACAATGGGGCTTGTTTCGAAATCTCACCGCCAG GCAAAGCTAGGGGAACAGAACAAGTTCTACTATGACGAGAAGCTGAAGCGGTGGGTGGAAGAAGGCGCTGAGATACCTGCTGAGGAGCCTCCACTTCCCCCACCTCCGTCAAAAGTGCCATTCCAGAGCAGTGTTCCATATCCCAACTCGAATGCTCCTCCCACTGGTGGAGGTTATTCCTCAAATCCCCCGGAGCCTAGTTCCGGGATGCCACCCATGCCTCCCACCCAGAACCAGTTCTCAGCGCGTGGAAGGATTGGTGTTAGATCAAG ATATGTGGATACTTTTAAcaaaggtggtggtggtgtaaaTGCCTTTGGAGCAGCAACATCATATAGCAAACCAGCAGCTCCATCTATAAATCCAATGTCTGGTGCAAAGTTCTTTGTGCCAACTCCAGCTACTGTTGCTTCAGAACTGATGGCTGAGCCAGGTGCCCACAGTGAAACCACGCGACAGGATGAACCATCTTCCTCACCAGCGATGGAGACAGCATTCAGTTCGCCGCCAGCACTGATACCGATGCAGTCAACCATTCAGCGGTACCCAAGTGGTGACAACATTCAGCGGTACCCAAGCGGTGACAACATTCCACAGCACCCAAGCAGTGACAGCATTCAGCGGTACCCAAGCGGTGACAACATTCCACAGCACCCAAGCAGTGACAGCATTCAGTGGTACCCAAGCGGTGACAACATTCCACGGCACTCAAGTAGTGACAACATTCAGCGGTACCCAAGTATGGACAACATTGTGTCTCCCTCAGGTAGCGTTAACAGCTCAATGTCAAGGTCAAGAGCGTCGTCATGGAGCGGAACATTACCAGAGCAGTTGAGCAGCACTGCTGCTACCAGGTCACCTGATGGACAGATCATGCAGTCACCATCGATGCCTGGAAAAAGGCCTCCGCACAGCCGTTCCAGCAGCACTTCTTCTGCCCAGTTCAATGGTTTGGGTGAAGAACTTCACGAGGTGGAGCTCTGA